Proteins found in one Desulfovibrio gilichinskyi genomic segment:
- a CDS encoding aminopeptidase: MTKLFPYEDLRQYSEVLIGALEQQRENPFENRDIIIIKYDNLAFPLAEALFALLIEKHLHPVMETALTTAMKAELYINSSYGQLTFFPPGKKELYDTARGVIRIHAPEEVGTMSKIAPLSIMANKKGSNQFRQRIEKRKLHGSLAWTECVYPTQALADKSGLSLEEYTTKMMRACYLNMPSPANEWKKISAKTSEIANWLSSMDIKTIRVQSELCDLYFAPGENRQWQSSNGGNIPSYEVYISPDCRTVNGYYFADIPSLYMDRMIYGINLEFSDGIAVRATAMGGEKFLLDQLRADGGARRVGEFSLTDSRLSRVDHFMSQTIMDENFGGQFGSCHIALGQSLLETFSGPPEMLDKPFMDALGFNTSTLHWDLVNTEDKTIIANLADGKRKTIYEKGNFKI; the protein is encoded by the coding sequence ATGACAAAATTATTTCCTTATGAAGATTTACGGCAATATTCCGAAGTTCTTATCGGAGCACTTGAGCAACAACGGGAAAATCCATTTGAAAACCGCGACATCATCATAATCAAATATGACAACCTTGCCTTCCCCCTTGCAGAAGCACTGTTTGCTCTTTTAATTGAAAAACACCTGCACCCGGTTATGGAAACAGCTCTAACCACGGCCATGAAAGCTGAACTTTATATAAATTCGAGCTATGGTCAGCTTACATTCTTTCCACCCGGTAAAAAAGAACTATACGATACAGCGCGCGGAGTTATCAGAATTCATGCTCCGGAAGAAGTCGGCACAATGTCGAAAATTGCCCCCCTGTCAATAATGGCAAACAAAAAAGGTTCAAACCAATTCCGCCAGCGCATTGAAAAAAGGAAACTTCACGGATCGCTCGCATGGACAGAATGCGTCTACCCTACGCAGGCTTTAGCGGATAAATCAGGTTTATCCCTTGAAGAATACACAACCAAGATGATGCGCGCATGCTATTTAAACATGCCCTCCCCTGCCAATGAATGGAAAAAGATTTCAGCGAAAACTTCAGAAATAGCGAACTGGCTTAGTTCAATGGATATTAAGACAATTAGAGTGCAGTCGGAATTATGCGATTTATATTTCGCCCCGGGCGAAAACAGACAGTGGCAGAGCTCGAACGGCGGCAACATCCCCAGTTATGAAGTCTACATTTCTCCAGACTGCCGCACGGTAAACGGATATTACTTTGCGGACATTCCATCATTATATATGGACAGAATGATATACGGAATTAATCTTGAATTCTCCGATGGAATTGCGGTCAGGGCTACGGCTATGGGCGGAGAGAAATTTCTACTTGATCAGCTGCGGGCTGACGGAGGAGCACGGCGAGTCGGTGAATTCTCCCTTACCGATTCAAGGTTGTCACGAGTTGATCATTTCATGTCGCAAACTATTATGGATGAAAACTTCGGCGGACAATTCGGAAGCTGCCATATAGCTCTTGGTCAATCTCTGCTTGAAACATTTTCAGGACCACCTGAAATGCTTGATAAACCTTTTATGGACGCACTCGGATTCAATACTTCAACTTTACATTGGGATCTTGTAAACACTGAAGACAAGACAATCATTGCAAATCTGGCTGACGGAAAGCGGAAAACAATATATGAAAAGGGAAACTTTAAAATTTAA